The nucleotide window TTGGACGGGCGGAGATGGTCCGCGGGGATTGGGTGAAACCCGGTGCGACCGTGATCGACGTGGGCATCACGCGCATTCCGCATCCCGACAAGCCGGGGAAGACCAAGCTTCTGGGGGATGTGCATTTCGCCGAGGCCGCGGAGGTCGCCGCGGCGATCACGCCGGTGCCCGGCGGTGTCGGACCCATGACGATCGCGTGCCTTCTGGCCAATACGCTGACCGCGTGCTGCCGCGCGCACGGGCTGGACGAGCCGGAGGGGCTGACGGCCTAAACCGGGATCATCGTACCCTGCAACAGGGCCACGTCGCGGAGGATACCATCCTCCGCCTCCGCCTGAACGGTGCATCGGGTGATCATCAGCCGACGGCCAGGTTTGACAACCTCCCCCGTCGCGATCAGGCGGCGTCCGGCGGCGGGTGCGATCAGGTTGATCTTCATCTCAACGGTCATGACCTCGGCGCCCGGCTCCATCAGGGTAAGCGCCGCGTAGCCCGAGGCGCTGTCGCCCAGGGCGAAGCTCGCGCCGGCATGGGCCACGCCATGCTGCTGCCCGATGGCGGGGCTGATCGGCATCGACAGGACGACACGGCCGCTTGCAATCTCCTCGATCCCCGCCTTGAAGCTGCGCATGAGACCCTGTTTGGCGAAGCTCGCCTCGATTGCTGCTTTTGCCGGTGTCATCATGTCGCCTTTGCCTGATCCAATGGGTTGCCGGGGTTGAACCTAATTGTGCCAGCCTCATATGGTTTCGGCCAGCGACCCAAGACCAAAAGCCAAAACACTCATGACGATCAAGACCGCAGGCGTGCCCCAGCTGACATACCAGGATTGGGGCATTCGGATCGCAATCGCAGCCATTGCCAGCCTTCTCTCTGCCCTTGTCGGGCCATTCACGACGTATGAGCAGTTCAGCTTTGTCCAACGGCTCCTGTATTGGGGCGGGCTGATCATGGGGCTGATCGTTCCCGCCTGCTATATCCGCAAGGCCGTGTTTGCCCTGGTGCCGGGGCAGATGGTTTGGGTCGACTCGCTGGCGGCGTTTGCGATTGCCCTTTGCCTTGGTCCACCGGTCTGGGCGTTCAATGCGTTCTTCATGGAATTCGATGTCGCAACGCCGATCGCGCTGATCGAGCATGTCGTGATTGTCTGGGTCATCTGCCTGATGCCGGTTCTGGTTCGGATCTACATGCGGCGCGGTGCCGAGCGGGTGGAGGGGCATGGCGCCCCCGATGACACGACAGAGCGTCCCTTGCCCACGTTCCTGCGCCGACTGGACCCGGAGATCCGCGGCGACGTGCAATCGGTGTCCGCGAACGACCGGCAATTGACGGTCACGACCGACAAGGGCACGGGCATTCTTCGGATGCGGTTCGCCGACGCGCTTGAGGAATTGTCAGAACTGGCGGGCGCTCGCATTCACAGATCCCACTGGGTCGCGCTGGCGGCCATTCAATCGGTGGAGCCGGTGGGACGCCGCCACGCCGTGACTTTGAAGACGGGAACCGTCCTTCCCGTCAGCCAGAATGGTCTGGCCCCGTTGCGAGAGGCCGGTTGGGTCGAGGATTAGCGCGGCATCGGTAAGGCGACGGGGCTGGGTCCCAGCAAGATGGCCTGCGCGTTTTCCGCCATGAGCGCGGACAACTCCGGCTGATGACAGAACAATCCGCCGGTATAGGTGCCATAAGCGGGAAGGATGATGCGTTGCGCGTCCACCAAGAGGCAGCGCCGCGTAATCGCGCCACCGCGCACCGGCACGCGCGCCTTTGGATGGTAATGCCCCGACACTTCCCCCGCTGCCCCGGAAGGCGTCGCGATGTGGCGGAAGACAAGCGGTCCCAGTGCAAGCTCTGCCAGATGCTCTCCGCCGATATCGACCGGTCCGGGATCGTGGTTGCCTTCGATCCAGATCCAACGGCGTCCGGCCATCGCGGGGGCGAGCCGCTCCGCGACAGCGGACCCGGTCGCGCGGGCGGCGGCCAGATCATCGAAGCTGTCGCCAAGGCAGATCACGGTGCGCGGGGTTGTGCGCGCAACGTCCGCCAGCAGGCGGTCCAGCGTTTCCACCACCTCATAGGGGGGCAACATCGGACCACCGCGCCGCGCCATGCGTTCCGACTTGCCCATATGCAGATCGCTGACAATCAGCACACCTTCGTCGCGCCAGTGGAGCGCACCCGACGGGAGTGCCGCAAGCGCCGCGCCGCGGAAAGTGAAGGGAAGGTCGTTCATGTTTCGTTCATAGTCCCGCAAGGCGGCGCGGCGCAAGGCATCACGCAGGCTGCGCGCCAAATTCCAGACCTGCGGTTGTCATCAGGCGCTCCGCCTCCTCCGCC belongs to Hasllibacter sp. MH4015 and includes:
- a CDS encoding LytTR family DNA-binding domain-containing protein produces the protein MTIKTAGVPQLTYQDWGIRIAIAAIASLLSALVGPFTTYEQFSFVQRLLYWGGLIMGLIVPACYIRKAVFALVPGQMVWVDSLAAFAIALCLGPPVWAFNAFFMEFDVATPIALIEHVVIVWVICLMPVLVRIYMRRGAERVEGHGAPDDTTERPLPTFLRRLDPEIRGDVQSVSANDRQLTVTTDKGTGILRMRFADALEELSELAGARIHRSHWVALAAIQSVEPVGRRHAVTLKTGTVLPVSQNGLAPLREAGWVED
- the pdeM gene encoding ligase-associated DNA damage response endonuclease PdeM codes for the protein MNDLPFTFRGAALAALPSGALHWRDEGVLIVSDLHMGKSERMARRGGPMLPPYEVVETLDRLLADVARTTPRTVICLGDSFDDLAAARATGSAVAERLAPAMAGRRWIWIEGNHDPGPVDIGGEHLAELALGPLVFRHIATPSGAAGEVSGHYHPKARVPVRGGAITRRCLLVDAQRIILPAYGTYTGGLFCHQPELSALMAENAQAILLGPSPVALPMPR
- a CDS encoding PaaI family thioesterase, encoding MTPAKAAIEASFAKQGLMRSFKAGIEEIASGRVVLSMPISPAIGQQHGVAHAGASFALGDSASGYAALTLMEPGAEVMTVEMKINLIAPAAGRRLIATGEVVKPGRRLMITRCTVQAEAEDGILRDVALLQGTMIPV